From the genome of Thermococcus chitonophagus, one region includes:
- a CDS encoding ASCH domain-containing protein codes for MRVYRLYLRDEYLEMVKSGKKRIEVRVAYPQLKGMKKGDKIIFNDLIPAEVLEVKHYETFRQVLREEPIDKIFPDEPSFERALKRFHNMYPKWKEYRYGVLAIKFRILGRGKK; via the coding sequence ATGAGAGTTTACCGCCTCTACCTTAGGGATGAATATTTGGAGATGGTAAAGTCCGGAAAGAAGAGAATAGAGGTTAGAGTTGCCTATCCTCAGCTTAAGGGAATGAAGAAGGGGGATAAAATCATATTCAACGACCTAATACCGGCTGAGGTCTTAGAGGTCAAGCACTATGAAACCTTTAGGCAGGTACTCAGAGAGGAACCCATAGATAAGATCTTCCCCGACGAGCCGAGCTTCGAGAGGGCCCTAAAGAGGTTCCATAACATGTACCCCAAGTGGAAGGAGTACCGCTATGGAGTTCTCGCAATAAAGTTCAGGATCCTGGGGAGGGGTAAAAAGTGA
- a CDS encoding ASCH domain-containing protein produces the protein MKNLKFDGRYKDDILSGRKKATIRLGKKINLRPGEEVLVHAGGYVLGKAKITRVETKTVAELTDEDARKDGFRNREELIEALRQHYKFVKPNSPATIVEFEMVKVLDKPILSADYPYEGNNPIEIAELALKHLDNLSFEEIALLKLFLKEGSLRKAAMKLGGLNKRYKIREVLRKAYEELKKRGIMEPKI, from the coding sequence GTGAAGAACCTGAAGTTCGACGGAAGGTACAAGGATGACATACTCTCGGGGAGAAAGAAGGCCACGATAAGGCTGGGCAAGAAGATAAACCTAAGGCCAGGAGAAGAAGTTTTGGTTCACGCCGGAGGATACGTCCTAGGGAAGGCCAAGATTACTAGGGTTGAAACAAAGACAGTAGCTGAACTAACGGATGAAGATGCAAGGAAGGACGGCTTCAGGAATAGGGAGGAATTAATTGAGGCCTTAAGACAGCACTACAAGTTCGTTAAGCCTAACTCCCCGGCAACGATAGTGGAGTTTGAGATGGTTAAAGTACTTGACAAGCCAATCCTCTCAGCAGACTATCCCTACGAGGGCAACAATCCGATTGAAATAGCTGAGCTCGCATTAAAGCACTTGGATAACCTGAGCTTTGAGGAGATTGCCCTGTTGAAGCTGTTCTTAAAGGAGGGCAGCCTTAGAAAGGCGGCAATGAAGCTTGGTGGGCTCAACAAGAGGTACAAGATAAGGGAAGTTCTCAGGAAGGCATATGAGGAGCTGAAGAAGAGGGGAATTATGGAGCCTAAGATTTGA